From a single Streptomyces sp. 1331.2 genomic region:
- a CDS encoding PTS fructose transporter subunit IIABC, with protein MSDTSGLITPALVDLYLAPEEKNEALRALAQRLVAEGRVTDLDGFLADIAAREAQAPTGMGDGIGIPHCRSPHVTQPSLAFGRSARGVDFDAPDGRPADLVFMIAAPAGADDTHLQILAALARRLMDPTFTGALRDAESPSAVAARINGEEPPATAPEPATAPEPTAAPEPAAAAEPASADSGLRLVAVTSCPTGIAHTYMAAKALELAAARAGARIQVETQGSAGTTPLAPEVIAAADAVIFAHDVEIRDRARFAGKPTVDVGVKAGVNRADELIAQAAGLVADAGGARPATAPAAPVAAPTGEHWAQRLRTYLMTGVSYMIPFVAAGGLLIALAFAIGGYQIASAPSVLGHFDWTSSHSWAAMLFQTGKTSFGFLVPVLSGYIAWAIADRAALAAGIAGGAVSVAVGAGFLGGIVSGLAAGFLVLWMIRWNVPRAIRGIMPVVVIPLLSVAAVGFLMFVVVGSPIASAMSGLTDWLNGLSGSNAILLGALLGAMMAFDMGGPLNKVAYTFAAGALTTAGTTPDAGSLKVMAAVMAAGMTPPLGMALATVVRRRLFTPDERENGKAAWVLGASFITEGAIPFAAADPLRVIPAGIAGSMTAGGLTMAFGSTLRAPHGGIWVLPLIGSPFLYLVAVAAGTAVTTAVVVLLKGMRKPAAEPAAASAVAVKQPAAV; from the coding sequence ATGAGCGACACCAGCGGACTGATCACACCCGCACTCGTTGACCTCTACCTCGCCCCCGAGGAGAAGAACGAAGCGCTGCGCGCCCTCGCCCAGCGGCTGGTCGCCGAGGGCCGGGTCACCGACCTCGACGGCTTCCTCGCCGACATCGCCGCCCGCGAGGCCCAGGCCCCGACCGGGATGGGCGACGGGATCGGTATCCCGCACTGCAGATCACCCCACGTCACGCAGCCGTCCCTGGCCTTCGGCCGCAGCGCCAGGGGAGTGGACTTCGACGCCCCGGACGGACGGCCCGCCGACCTGGTCTTCATGATCGCGGCACCGGCCGGTGCGGACGACACCCACCTGCAGATCCTCGCCGCGCTGGCCCGCCGGCTCATGGACCCCACCTTCACCGGCGCCCTGCGCGACGCCGAGAGCCCGAGCGCGGTCGCGGCGAGGATCAACGGCGAGGAACCGCCGGCCACCGCTCCGGAGCCGGCCACCGCTCCGGAGCCGACCGCCGCTCCGGAGCCGGCCGCCGCCGCGGAGCCTGCTTCCGCCGACAGCGGGCTGCGGCTGGTCGCCGTGACCTCCTGCCCGACCGGCATCGCCCACACCTACATGGCCGCCAAGGCCCTGGAGCTGGCCGCCGCCCGGGCGGGCGCCCGGATCCAGGTCGAGACCCAGGGCTCGGCCGGGACGACGCCGCTCGCCCCCGAGGTGATCGCGGCAGCCGATGCGGTGATCTTCGCCCATGACGTCGAGATCCGGGACCGGGCCCGCTTCGCCGGCAAGCCGACCGTGGACGTGGGTGTCAAGGCCGGCGTCAACCGCGCCGACGAGCTGATCGCCCAGGCCGCCGGGCTGGTGGCCGACGCCGGCGGCGCACGTCCCGCCACCGCCCCGGCCGCCCCGGTGGCCGCACCGACGGGCGAGCACTGGGCCCAGCGGCTGCGCACCTACCTGATGACGGGCGTCAGCTACATGATCCCGTTCGTCGCGGCCGGCGGTCTGCTGATCGCGCTCGCCTTCGCCATCGGCGGCTACCAGATCGCCTCCGCGCCCTCCGTGCTGGGCCACTTCGACTGGACCTCCTCGCACAGCTGGGCGGCGATGCTGTTCCAGACCGGCAAGACCTCCTTCGGCTTCCTGGTCCCGGTCCTCTCCGGGTACATCGCCTGGGCGATCGCGGACCGGGCGGCACTGGCCGCCGGCATCGCCGGTGGCGCCGTCTCGGTGGCGGTCGGCGCGGGCTTCCTCGGCGGCATCGTGTCGGGCCTGGCCGCGGGCTTCCTGGTGCTGTGGATGATCCGCTGGAACGTGCCCCGGGCGATCAGGGGCATCATGCCGGTCGTGGTGATCCCGCTGCTGTCGGTGGCGGCGGTCGGCTTCCTGATGTTCGTGGTGGTCGGCTCGCCGATCGCCTCGGCGATGAGCGGCCTGACCGACTGGCTGAACGGCCTCTCCGGCTCCAACGCGATCCTGCTCGGCGCGCTGCTCGGCGCCATGATGGCCTTCGACATGGGCGGTCCGCTCAACAAGGTCGCCTACACCTTCGCGGCCGGTGCGCTCACCACCGCCGGGACCACCCCGGACGCCGGCAGCCTCAAGGTGATGGCCGCCGTGATGGCCGCCGGCATGACCCCGCCGCTCGGCATGGCCCTGGCGACCGTCGTCCGGCGCAGGCTGTTCACCCCCGACGAGCGGGAGAACGGCAAGGCCGCCTGGGTGCTCGGTGCCTCCTTCATCACCGAGGGCGCGATCCCGTTCGCGGCGGCCGACCCGCTGCGGGTCATCCCGGCGGGCATCGCCGGCAGCATGACCGCCGGCGGCCTGACGATGGCCTTCGGCTCCACCCTGCGGGCCCCGCACGGCGGGATCTGGGTGCTCCCGCTGATCGGCAGCCCCTTCCTGTACCTGGTCGCGGTCGCGGCGGGCACGGCGGTCACCACGGCGGTGGTGGTGCTGCTCAAGGGGATGCGCAAGCCCGCCGCCGAGCCGGCTGCGGCCTCCGCCGTCGCCGTGAAGCAGCCGGCCGCCGTCTGA
- a CDS encoding SigE family RNA polymerase sigma factor, with product MLLDDTSAEFHDFFERHYAELARFAHLLTGEADAADDLAADALIALWQRWDRLRTADHPIAYARGVVANMARARIRSAVRERRRVLLFWSRAPERTDGTDVPAVLDVRAALARLPFRKRACVVLRHAFDLSEKETAAALGVSVGTVKSQTSKGMAELQRVLGARAVGELATGRRK from the coding sequence ATGCTCCTCGATGACACGTCCGCGGAGTTCCACGACTTCTTCGAACGCCACTACGCCGAACTCGCCCGCTTCGCCCACCTCCTGACCGGCGAAGCGGACGCGGCCGACGACCTCGCCGCGGACGCCCTGATCGCCCTGTGGCAACGCTGGGACCGCCTCCGCACGGCCGACCACCCGATCGCCTACGCCCGCGGGGTGGTCGCCAACATGGCCCGGGCCCGGATCCGCAGCGCGGTCCGCGAACGGCGCCGGGTCCTGCTCTTCTGGTCCCGCGCCCCCGAGAGAACCGACGGCACGGACGTACCCGCCGTGCTGGACGTCCGTGCGGCGCTGGCCCGGCTGCCGTTCCGCAAGCGGGCGTGCGTGGTGCTGCGTCACGCCTTCGACCTCTCGGAGAAGGAGACCGCCGCGGCGCTGGGCGTCTCGGTCGGTACGGTGAAGAGCCAGACCTCGAAGGGCATGGCCGAACTGCAGCGCGTCCTCGGGGCACGTGCGGTCGGCGAACTGGCGACAGGAAGGAGGAAATAA
- a CDS encoding carbonic anhydrase encodes MQAFIDHARTFRRRAAQDSDAFGRLAAGQNPQALFITCSDSRVIPAAVTGARPGDLFEMRTAGNIVPPYRPDVPSAEAATIEYAVEVLEIADIVVCGHSHCGAVGAVVRGDDLTGVPAVRDWLADGTALTPDGEPSHDLAGPVQRHVLDQLQRLRTHPSVARRIDEGRLGLHGWFYEVHTGAVHTHRPGTDVFLPL; translated from the coding sequence ATGCAAGCATTCATCGACCACGCCCGCACCTTCCGCCGCCGTGCCGCGCAGGACTCGGACGCCTTCGGGCGACTGGCTGCCGGTCAGAACCCGCAGGCGCTGTTCATCACCTGCTCGGACTCCCGCGTCATCCCCGCCGCCGTCACCGGCGCCCGGCCCGGGGACCTCTTCGAGATGCGGACCGCCGGCAACATCGTCCCGCCGTACCGGCCGGACGTCCCGTCCGCGGAGGCCGCGACCATCGAGTACGCCGTCGAGGTCCTGGAGATCGCCGACATCGTGGTGTGCGGCCACTCGCACTGCGGCGCGGTGGGCGCCGTCGTACGGGGCGACGACCTCACCGGCGTGCCCGCGGTGCGCGACTGGCTCGCCGACGGCACCGCGCTGACGCCGGACGGGGAACCGAGCCACGACCTGGCCGGCCCGGTCCAACGCCACGTCCTGGACCAGCTCCAGAGGCTGCGCACCCACCCGAGCGTCGCGCGCCGGATCGACGAGGGGCGGCTCGGACTGCACGGCTGGTTCTACGAGGTGCACACCGGCGCGGTCCACACCCACCGCCCCGGCACCGACGTCTTCCTGCCGCTGTGA
- the mmsB gene encoding multiple monosaccharide ABC transporter permease gives MAQTEIIPDSSPKAPQAGQGTSLGGVLARALRGNVRQYGMLVALALIVLLFQIWTDGILLQPLNITNLIQQNGYILILAIGMMIVIIAGHIDLSVGSLAAFVGAAAAVMMVKQHLPWPVAMLVALVIGALAGAWQGFWIAYLGIPSFIVTLAGMLLFRGGTQILLQGQSVAPFPKGFQSISSGFLPEVGPHTNYHNLTLLIGLGVLAVAVLQEVRGRRQTASYGLEVLPLPLFLTKLAVITAAVVAFTLLLASYHGVPIVLLILGGLLVGFGYLMRNSIIGRHTYAIGGNEAAAKLSGVKSKRVVFLAFTNMGVLAALAGLVFAARLNAGTPQAGINFELEAIAAAFIGGASASGGVGTVMGAIIGGLVLGVLNNGMSLVGVGTDYQQVIKGLVLLAAVGFDVYNKRRAGS, from the coding sequence ATGGCCCAGACCGAGATCATCCCGGATTCGTCCCCGAAGGCCCCGCAGGCCGGCCAGGGCACCTCCCTCGGCGGCGTGCTGGCCCGCGCGCTGCGCGGCAACGTGCGCCAGTACGGCATGCTGGTCGCCCTCGCGCTGATCGTGCTGCTGTTCCAGATCTGGACGGACGGCATCCTGCTCCAGCCGCTCAACATCACCAACCTGATCCAGCAGAACGGCTACATCCTCATCCTGGCGATCGGGATGATGATCGTCATCATCGCCGGGCACATCGACCTCTCGGTCGGCTCGCTGGCCGCCTTCGTCGGGGCCGCCGCCGCGGTGATGATGGTCAAGCAGCACCTGCCGTGGCCCGTGGCGATGCTGGTCGCGCTGGTGATCGGCGCCCTCGCCGGCGCCTGGCAGGGCTTCTGGATCGCCTACCTCGGGATCCCGTCCTTCATCGTCACCCTGGCGGGCATGCTGCTGTTCCGCGGCGGCACCCAGATCCTGCTCCAGGGCCAGTCGGTGGCGCCGTTCCCCAAGGGCTTCCAGAGCATCAGCAGCGGCTTCCTCCCCGAGGTCGGACCGCACACCAACTACCACAACCTCACCCTGCTGATCGGTCTCGGCGTGCTGGCCGTCGCGGTCCTCCAGGAGGTGCGCGGCCGGCGGCAGACCGCCTCGTACGGACTGGAGGTGCTCCCGCTCCCGCTGTTCCTGACCAAGCTCGCCGTGATCACCGCGGCCGTGGTCGCCTTCACCCTGCTGCTGGCCAGCTACCACGGCGTGCCGATCGTGCTGCTGATCCTCGGCGGGCTGCTGGTCGGCTTCGGCTACCTGATGCGCAACTCGATCATCGGGCGGCACACCTACGCCATCGGCGGCAACGAGGCGGCTGCCAAGCTGTCGGGTGTGAAGAGCAAGCGGGTCGTCTTCCTCGCCTTCACCAACATGGGCGTCCTCGCGGCGCTGGCCGGACTGGTCTTCGCCGCGCGGCTCAACGCCGGCACGCCGCAGGCCGGCATCAACTTCGAGCTGGAGGCGATCGCCGCCGCCTTCATCGGCGGCGCCTCCGCCAGCGGCGGTGTGGGCACCGTGATGGGCGCGATCATCGGCGGCCTGGTGCTCGGCGTTCTGAACAACGGCATGTCGTTGGTGGGCGTCGGCACCGACTACCAGCAGGTGATCAAGGGCCTGGTGCTGCTCGCGGCCGTCGGCTTCGACGTCTACAACAAGCGCCGGGCCGGTTCCTGA
- a CDS encoding DUF1304 domain-containing protein, with amino-acid sequence MSTVAVIAVVALALLHVYILVLEMFRWTTPRARASFGTSAEFAVSTKALAANQGLYNGFLAAGLLWGAFAADPVGFQTRVFFTSCVAVAGLFGAVTSSRKILFVQTVPALVVLVLVLLAR; translated from the coding sequence ATGTCCACAGTTGCCGTGATTGCGGTTGTCGCGCTCGCCCTCCTGCACGTCTACATCCTGGTCCTGGAGATGTTCCGCTGGACGACTCCGCGGGCCCGGGCCTCCTTCGGCACCTCCGCGGAGTTCGCGGTCTCGACCAAGGCGCTGGCCGCCAACCAGGGCCTGTACAACGGCTTCCTGGCGGCCGGGCTGCTCTGGGGCGCGTTCGCCGCCGACCCGGTCGGGTTCCAGACGCGGGTCTTCTTCACGTCCTGCGTCGCCGTCGCCGGCCTGTTCGGCGCGGTGACGTCCTCCCGGAAGATCCTGTTCGTGCAGACCGTGCCGGCCCTGGTCGTGCTCGTCCTGGTGCTGCTGGCCCGCTGA
- a CDS encoding SulP family inorganic anion transporter, producing MRFPALKYDLTASLVVFLVALPLCVGVAVASGVPAELGLITGIVGGLVTGALPGSSLQVSGPAAGLTVLVAETVQRFGLPALGVVVAATGLLQLLLGALRWGRWFRAISVAVVEGMLAGIGLVIIAGQLYAMADRPAPASGIDKLLGLPGLLARLVSSPAAGLSFAIGAGTIAVIVLWQRLPARLRVVPGALVAVLLATAAAWLLPRPVKKVEVKGLLEAVQPPGSGVLDQVTPALLVTILAFTLVASAESLFSAAAVDRLHDGPRTDYDKELMAQGAGNTLCGVLGALPMTAVIVRSAANVQAGARTKASRVLHGGWLLLFAALLPAALGVIPVAALAGVLVHAGFKLLPFKQLGPLWREHRSEALVLAATAVAIVTVNMFEGVLIGLGLSILKTAWETSRLHVETEELPTGTIRVRLTGNATFLRLPKLLDALEALPTDRVLELDLSELRHLDHACQTALTTWVERHNASAPEAVRLIPALAGRA from the coding sequence ATGCGCTTTCCCGCACTCAAGTACGACCTGACCGCCTCGCTCGTCGTCTTCCTCGTCGCGCTCCCGCTGTGCGTCGGCGTCGCCGTCGCCTCGGGCGTACCCGCCGAACTCGGCCTGATCACCGGCATCGTCGGCGGCCTGGTGACCGGTGCGCTGCCCGGCAGCAGCCTCCAGGTCAGCGGCCCGGCCGCCGGGCTGACCGTCCTGGTCGCCGAGACCGTGCAGCGGTTCGGACTCCCGGCGCTGGGTGTCGTGGTCGCCGCCACCGGCCTGCTCCAACTGCTGCTGGGCGCGCTGCGCTGGGGCCGGTGGTTCCGTGCCATCTCCGTCGCCGTGGTCGAGGGCATGCTGGCCGGCATCGGCCTGGTGATCATCGCCGGCCAGCTCTACGCGATGGCCGACCGGCCGGCGCCCGCGAGCGGGATCGACAAGCTCCTCGGCCTGCCCGGCCTCCTCGCCCGGCTCGTCTCCTCACCGGCCGCCGGCCTCTCCTTCGCGATCGGCGCCGGCACCATCGCCGTGATCGTGCTGTGGCAGCGGCTCCCGGCCAGGCTGAGGGTCGTCCCGGGCGCGCTGGTGGCCGTCCTGCTCGCCACCGCCGCGGCCTGGCTGCTCCCCCGTCCGGTGAAGAAGGTCGAGGTCAAGGGCCTGCTGGAGGCCGTCCAGCCGCCGGGCAGCGGCGTGCTCGACCAGGTCACCCCGGCGCTGCTGGTCACGATCCTGGCCTTCACCCTGGTCGCCTCCGCCGAGAGCCTGTTCAGTGCGGCGGCCGTCGACCGGCTCCACGACGGGCCGCGCACCGACTACGACAAGGAGCTCATGGCCCAGGGGGCGGGCAACACCCTCTGCGGCGTCCTCGGCGCCCTGCCGATGACCGCGGTCATCGTCCGCAGCGCCGCCAACGTGCAGGCCGGCGCCAGGACCAAAGCGTCCCGCGTGCTGCACGGCGGATGGCTGCTGCTCTTCGCCGCCCTGCTCCCGGCCGCCCTCGGCGTCATCCCGGTCGCGGCGCTCGCGGGTGTGCTGGTGCACGCCGGGTTCAAGCTCCTGCCGTTCAAGCAGCTCGGACCGCTGTGGCGCGAGCACCGCTCCGAAGCGCTCGTCCTCGCGGCCACCGCGGTGGCCATCGTCACGGTCAACATGTTCGAGGGCGTGCTGATCGGTCTGGGCCTGTCGATCCTCAAGACCGCCTGGGAGACGTCCCGGCTGCACGTGGAGACGGAGGAGCTGCCCACCGGCACCATCCGGGTCCGGCTGACGGGCAACGCCACCTTCCTCCGCTTGCCCAAGCTCCTCGACGCCCTGGAGGCCCTGCCGACCGACCGCGTCCTGGAGCTGGACCTCTCGGAGCTGCGCCATCTCGACCACGCCTGCCAGACCGCGCTGACCACCTGGGTCGAGCGCCACAACGCGAGCGCCCCCGAGGCCGTCCGGCTGATACCCGCCCTGGCCGGCCGGGCCTGA
- the mmsA gene encoding multiple monosaccharide ABC transporter ATP-binding protein: MAGPVLEMRSISKSFPGVKALSEVNLTVAAGEVHAICGENGAGKSTLMKVLSGVYPHGAYEGEILFEGEPCRFRDIRASEQRGIVIIHQELALVPYLSIAENVFLGNEHASRGIVSWHRTLTHAAELLRQVGLDESPHTRIADLGVGKQQLVEIAKALAKKVKLLILDEPTAALNDEDSRKLLDLILELKAQGISCIIISHKLNEIARVADSVTILRDGRTIETIAIGPGGISEDRIIRGMVGRDLEHRYPERTPEIGEVAFEVEDWSVRHPIDQQRMVVDGASLNVRRGEIVGIAGLMGAGRTELAMSVFGRSYGRWAAGRVRLHGREIRTRTVPEAIGHGIAYVTEDRKQLGLNLIDDISRNISLSALGKVARYGRVDRHAETKVAESFRRTMNIKAPTVFTRTGTLSGGNQQKVVLSKWIFAEPEVLILDEPTRGIDIGAKAEIYTVIAELAAQGKAVLVISSELPELLGLCDRIYTMAEGRITGEVARADATQESLMRLMTMSTASSNEQV; the protein is encoded by the coding sequence ATGGCTGGACCCGTTCTCGAAATGCGGTCGATCAGCAAGTCGTTCCCCGGCGTCAAGGCGCTCTCCGAGGTCAACCTGACCGTCGCCGCCGGCGAGGTGCACGCCATCTGCGGCGAGAACGGCGCCGGCAAGTCCACCCTGATGAAGGTGCTCAGCGGCGTGTACCCGCACGGCGCCTACGAGGGCGAGATCCTCTTCGAGGGCGAGCCCTGCCGGTTCAGGGACATCCGGGCCAGCGAGCAGCGCGGCATCGTCATCATCCACCAGGAACTGGCGCTGGTGCCGTACTTGTCCATCGCCGAGAACGTCTTCCTCGGCAACGAGCACGCCTCGCGCGGCATCGTCAGCTGGCACCGGACGCTCACCCACGCCGCCGAACTGCTGCGCCAGGTCGGTCTCGACGAGAGCCCGCACACCCGGATCGCCGACCTCGGCGTGGGCAAGCAGCAGCTGGTCGAGATCGCCAAGGCGCTGGCCAAGAAGGTCAAGCTGCTCATCCTGGACGAGCCGACCGCGGCGCTGAACGACGAGGACAGCCGCAAACTGCTCGACCTGATCCTCGAACTCAAGGCGCAGGGCATCTCCTGCATCATCATCTCGCACAAGCTGAACGAGATCGCCCGGGTCGCGGACTCCGTGACCATCCTGCGCGACGGGCGGACCATCGAGACCATCGCGATCGGCCCCGGGGGCATCTCCGAGGACCGGATCATCCGTGGCATGGTCGGCCGCGACCTGGAGCACCGCTACCCCGAACGCACCCCCGAGATCGGCGAGGTCGCCTTCGAGGTCGAGGACTGGAGCGTGCGGCACCCGATCGACCAGCAGCGCATGGTGGTCGACGGCGCCTCGCTGAACGTGCGACGCGGTGAGATCGTCGGCATCGCCGGCCTGATGGGCGCCGGCCGCACGGAACTCGCGATGAGCGTCTTCGGCCGCTCGTACGGGCGGTGGGCAGCGGGCCGGGTACGGCTGCACGGCCGGGAGATCCGTACCCGGACGGTGCCCGAGGCGATCGGGCACGGCATCGCGTACGTCACCGAGGACCGCAAGCAGCTCGGCCTCAACCTGATCGACGACATCAGCCGGAACATCTCGCTGAGCGCGCTCGGCAAGGTCGCCCGCTACGGCCGGGTCGACCGGCACGCGGAGACCAAGGTCGCCGAATCGTTCCGGCGCACCATGAACATCAAGGCACCGACGGTGTTCACCCGGACCGGCACGCTCAGCGGCGGCAACCAGCAGAAGGTCGTCCTCAGCAAGTGGATCTTCGCCGAGCCGGAGGTGCTGATCCTCGACGAGCCCACCCGCGGCATCGACATCGGCGCCAAGGCGGAGATCTACACGGTCATCGCCGAGTTGGCCGCCCAGGGCAAGGCCGTGCTCGTCATCTCGTCCGAACTCCCCGAACTCCTGGGCCTGTGCGACCGGATCTACACCATGGCCGAAGGCCGGATCACCGGCGAGGTCGCCCGTGCCGACGCCACCCAGGAATCCCTCATGCGGCTCATGACCATGAGCACCGCATCCAGCAACGAGCAGGTGTGA
- a CDS encoding expansin EXLX1 family cellulose-binding protein, translating to MKATKHAAPPPNRRRGLGPVLGIPLALVAVGVLVCLAFALLPGGGGGTGAAEPAAASVAATEPSTPAATGALTDPTPSAASPSAAGATPSATVTPSPSATPTPKPSAPGATTAGRAGTSPSAAQAAADGAGSGSGSAQTTASLAGRIKPGTNYQGVATSYDAADGNGACSFGPSADLMVAAMNHTDYETSRACGATVLVRAANGASITVRIVNECPLPCAPGQLDLSHEAFAKLADLSVGRLPITWTELSPGSAPAAVSIRYKTGSSQWWCGIQAIGHRNPVATLEVRAGGGWRQLTRTDYNYFLSPDGSGCGGSIRVTDVYGEQLTVDGLAVKPDVVQPTHVQFARH from the coding sequence ATGAAGGCAACGAAGCACGCCGCCCCACCGCCGAACCGCAGGCGCGGGCTAGGGCCTGTCCTGGGCATACCGCTGGCGCTGGTCGCGGTCGGGGTCCTGGTCTGCCTGGCCTTCGCCCTCCTGCCGGGCGGCGGGGGCGGCACCGGCGCCGCGGAGCCGGCCGCCGCCTCCGTCGCGGCCACCGAGCCGAGCACACCGGCCGCCACCGGTGCCCTGACCGATCCCACGCCCTCGGCGGCCTCGCCGTCGGCCGCCGGCGCCACGCCCTCGGCCACCGTCACCCCGTCGCCGTCCGCCACCCCCACGCCGAAGCCGTCCGCTCCCGGCGCCACGACCGCCGGCAGGGCAGGAACGTCCCCATCGGCCGCCCAGGCCGCCGCCGACGGTGCCGGCTCCGGCTCCGGCTCCGCGCAGACCACGGCGTCCCTGGCCGGGCGGATCAAGCCCGGGACGAACTACCAGGGCGTCGCGACCTCCTACGACGCCGCCGACGGCAACGGCGCCTGCTCGTTCGGCCCGTCCGCCGACCTCATGGTCGCGGCGATGAACCACACCGACTACGAGACGTCCAGGGCCTGCGGGGCGACCGTGCTGGTCCGCGCCGCCAACGGGGCGAGCATCACGGTGCGGATCGTCAACGAGTGCCCGCTGCCCTGCGCTCCGGGCCAACTCGATCTCAGCCACGAGGCCTTCGCCAAGCTGGCCGACCTCTCGGTGGGCCGCCTCCCGATCACCTGGACGGAGCTGAGCCCCGGCTCGGCGCCCGCCGCCGTGTCGATCCGGTACAAGACCGGGTCCAGCCAGTGGTGGTGCGGAATCCAGGCGATCGGTCACCGGAATCCGGTGGCGACCCTGGAGGTCCGGGCCGGAGGCGGCTGGCGGCAGCTGACCCGCACCGACTACAACTACTTCCTCTCCCCCGACGGCAGCGGGTGCGGCGGATCGATCAGGGTCACCGACGTCTACGGGGAGCAACTGACCGTCGACGGGCTCGCGGTGAAGCCGGACGTCGTCCAACCCACCCACGTCCAGTTCGCCCGGCATTGA
- the chvE gene encoding multiple monosaccharide ABC transporter substrate-binding protein, with the protein MRKISAGLVAAGLVLSLAACGQSANGAGDGPAKGDAKGGLVGIAMPTKSSERWINDGNNMVKEFQAKGYKTDLQYGDNVVENQVSQVENMITKGAKLLVIAAIDGSSLTNVLQKAADAHIPVISYDRLIKGTANVDYYATFDNYKVGVLQGSYIADKLGLKDGKGPFNIELFAGSPDDNNATFFFNGAMSVLKPYLDQKKLVVQSGQTEFNQVATLRWDGGVAQSRMDNLLSKAYTSAHVDAVLSPYDGISIGILSSLKGVGYGTAKSLPVVTGQDGELASVKSIIAGEQTQTVYKDTRQLAKAAVQMGDAVLTGGKPEVNDTSQYNNGVKTVPAQLLQPVSVDKDNYQKVLVDSGQYTADQLK; encoded by the coding sequence GTGCGGAAGATTTCGGCGGGCCTCGTCGCCGCGGGCCTGGTGCTCTCGCTGGCGGCATGCGGCCAGAGCGCCAACGGTGCCGGTGACGGCCCCGCCAAGGGCGACGCCAAGGGTGGTCTGGTCGGCATCGCGATGCCGACCAAGTCGTCGGAGCGCTGGATCAACGACGGCAACAACATGGTCAAGGAGTTCCAGGCCAAGGGCTACAAGACCGACCTGCAGTACGGCGACAACGTGGTGGAGAACCAGGTCTCCCAGGTGGAGAACATGATCACCAAGGGCGCCAAGCTGCTGGTGATCGCGGCCATCGACGGTTCCTCCCTGACCAACGTGCTGCAGAAGGCCGCCGACGCCCACATCCCGGTGATCTCCTACGACCGGCTGATCAAGGGCACGGCCAACGTCGACTACTACGCGACCTTCGACAACTACAAGGTCGGCGTCCTCCAGGGCAGCTACATCGCCGACAAGCTCGGCCTCAAGGACGGCAAGGGCCCGTTCAACATCGAGCTGTTCGCCGGTTCGCCGGACGACAACAACGCCACCTTCTTCTTCAACGGCGCGATGAGCGTCCTCAAGCCGTACCTCGACCAGAAGAAGCTGGTCGTGCAGAGCGGGCAGACCGAGTTCAACCAGGTCGCCACGCTGCGCTGGGACGGCGGTGTCGCCCAGTCCCGGATGGACAACCTGCTGAGCAAGGCCTACACCTCCGCCCACGTCGACGCCGTGCTCTCCCCGTACGACGGCATCTCGATCGGCATCCTCTCCTCGCTCAAGGGCGTCGGCTACGGCACCGCCAAGTCGCTGCCCGTCGTCACGGGCCAGGACGGCGAGCTGGCCTCGGTGAAGTCGATCATCGCGGGCGAGCAGACCCAGACCGTCTACAAGGACACCCGCCAACTCGCGAAGGCCGCCGTCCAGATGGGCGACGCGGTGCTGACCGGCGGGAAGCCCGAGGTCAACGACACCAGCCAGTACAACAACGGCGTGAAGACCGTTCCGGCGCAGCTGCTCCAGCCGGTCAGCGTCGACAAGGACAACTACCAGAAGGTCCTGGTCGACAGCGGTCAGTACACCGCGGACCAGCTCAAGTAG